The DNA sequence tggCTTGGGGTGATTTACTTTTGCTCTCTGTGATGGTGATTATAAGGTGTGTAATAATGCCATCTCTGTGGTGCCAACGCTTGTTGGCTGCAGTGTGcttgcttcttctcgccGTTGGTAGTAGTTGAGTCTGAGTCTGGGAGAAGATGTTGGCCATCCCTCTTGGGTCTGTCTGTCACATGCGGCAACATAAGTACACCACAGCCCatctgtggttgttgaggctCTTTCTCTCGCCGTGCCAGCGGTCAAGCTTTTGTACATGCCTTTTCTTGATTTTGATATTCCTGTCGCCAAGGGCGTCTCTTCTCATGGTGAGACAGTTAAGATGAGATGTCAAGCAGCTTGCTATGTAATGGAGATGGAATGGCTGCTTATTGCATTTTCTGCGGTGAGTATCGCGAGGTGAGAACAACACGGGCATGGTTGATGGCTGAGAAGTTGGAGGCTGGTGAGGTCTGCGGGGGTGCAGCCTTCCATCTCGGTCGCTGATACTCGGAGTTTGGGGATTGGCAGAAGCAAGAGTGAACTCTTCCCAGGAGCTTGGGTACCCCGTCTGTGCGCAACGAACCTGCGATCGATCGGTAGCCGTTCGTTTTAACAAGGACCTTTGCGTTCGCCCTGCCACACCCATCCCTCATCATCGACGATGCAAGGCGTACCGAAGGCTGCCGTCCCCCGGGGTCCGTGATCTGGGAGGGGGACCGGGATTGCCGATCAATGTGGAATTCGGTGTCAGATTGCATCTCCCCTTGGTGGCTTTTTGGGTCAGTGTGGGGAACCCCGGACAGATGGTGAGATAGTCACGATGGTACTGTACTGGCTGATGAAGGGTATCACAAATGGCGTCATGATTCCCACGACTTCACTTTGCGGTCTCGGTATCCAGCAGCACACATGAGTAAGGATTATTGGATCTTATCGACCATGCCCAGATCCTGAACAGCGGGCCCTGCGCTCAGCTACGGAGCTCCAGGGGAAAGTCCGTCAATTCCTGACATCAGCTACCGGGAGCTTGTTTATTTTGGCGTCCCAGTTCCTTCACCAACGCTCTACATTAGCTTCAGCAGGATCGGGAGGTGTGGTTGCTCAGGTAGGTACGAAAGGTTAAATGTTCCCCAAGCTCTCGACAAATTCACTTGGGGGCTAACGGCTTTTTGTACCACAGGAGCGGCACCGGTTGCAGCACAAAAAGTTACTCCGGTCCCTCTTCCGAAGGAGCCAGAAAGTACATGAAGAGCCGGATACAAAAGGCTGTTGGGCTTGAAGACATTGACTCGATTGGGTAAGACACCGCCGAAGGAGCCGACTGAGAGTAATACTCCGAATAAATCCCCCGAGTCAACCGGCGACCACCGAGAGAGCTAGCTACGACTTTGTTGCAGCACTCGACTTGGCTACCCGAAGATACTCACCTCGTCAAAATACTCTCAACCACGAGAAGCGATATACATCCCAGGTCACGAATAACAACAATGGAGCGACCGACGACGAAACCGGCGCTCAAGCCTATCTACCCTCCCAGTCACATCAACATCTGCTCACCCTTCACCCCGAAAGAATACACATGCTGCCACTgcgacaacaccagcaatTTCCTTGTCTTCTCCCAAGACAGACGGGTTAGCTCCTGTCCCCACGCCCACGATCCCCAGACCTGTGTCCCGAGCCATCATCACAGCAATGCCCCGCAAGGATGCCAGATGAGAGACCACCTCGGCCGACCCCCGCTCAAGCTCCGAATCCCAGCTGCTTTCACCTGCGCGACGTGCAAGAATCAAAACAGCATCTTCAAGATCATGGCACAAGAGCAGGTGACGTGTAAATGTGGTGCACCTTACTTGGAAGCTGTATATGATCAATATGGACAGATCCTTTTATGGCCTGGGCTGAGGGGTGATGCCGCTATTGACGAGCTCTCGGACCCGAAGAAGGTAGCTGAACTCAGATGGAGGTTGATTGAGATGGGAGGGATGCcttgggtggaggatgagactAGGTTGCGGAAATGGGTTGAGGAGCAAGAGGCATTGGAGGGTTTGCAGAAGGCCGAGTTTGTCAGGCGGTGGATGACGAggcagaaggaggaggcgagagCGGCGCTGGGGACGTTGAAGGGTTTGGGACCCGGCTCGCCGGGGCTTTCGCCTTCGGGGTCACCTTCGCCTTCACCTTCGCCCTCGCCGTCATTGGaaaatgggaagggggaggagagttgGGATAGGCTGTTCAAGGTCGTTCCAAAACATCAGATTGAGTGTGTGGAGACCAAGGATTCTTTGGATGATGGGCTGGCTGAGTTGAGTGTGGTTGAGTAGGGGCCGTGGATGAGGGTATAATGTGAATAGGGTTGCATGGAGACGGCGTTATGGCGTTCTAAAGGTTGATCTTGATACCCTTTTTGCTGCACGCTACTTGGGAGGTCCCGTGGTTTCTGGCTATTTTCAGGGGCGAAATTTTACAATATCTGAGGTCTCTACATGTCATATGATCTTTTGGATAATATTCTATTTCATCTTTACCCATGTCAAGAAGGGCATGGCAGTCTATGTCTTTTCACTCAGCTGGGTACCAAACGGTATCGACTGGGAAAATTGAGTTTACCACATGTGCACATCTTGTCCACCCACCAAACTCAAAAACAAAGTTTGTCTCCTTAATATTTAAACTTGACACACCGAGCaacttcccatcccaaaatcccgtctttttcttcactGCCATCCGAACCTCCGCTTAGTAGCACCCCTGTGGACAGAAAATAAGGGACTGCGATGAAATATTAAAGCCTTCAAAGATAGTTAGGACACTTCTTAAACATCTAAGAAGACCTTTCGACTATCCCCGAAGGACTATAACACATATTTAACgcctatttttttttttaattttttttatttatttgaAGGCGTACCAACCAAacccctgctcctccttcataTCCATCGGGGCGTCAGTTCATAACATCAAGATGGAGCAACAAGCCCTCGTCGAGCCCGAACCAGATGATTACAGCGCACCAGACCTCGCTTTCTTCCCAGGCTATCCACACCTGAAAATCGGGGCTCCAATCAAACTAAAATCCAAATTTAACACAAACGAAGAGGATCAGAAACCtaataccaccaccaccaccaccaccaccacccgtcgCATCTCCCACCCAGGCATTACCGCCATCAAAAAACTCAAACTCAAACTCTACAACAGCCATTACCACCGCGCCCAAATCGCCTTGTACTCGAGTAAGTTGGTGAAGTACTCCCGGGAGTACTACGCCGCCGAAGCAGAGATGCTCCTcgccaaggaaaagaaactGTTATCGCGAGCGGCATACTTTTCCAAAAAGGCGAGAGAGtttgagaggagggtggcagATGCAGATatcaccagggccgagaaAGACAGGtttgagaagagggagataGGGTACGAGATCATGGCGGATAAATTACGCCAGCAACGCGAGGCGGGCCAAGGAGGGGGCTTATACCTTTGCGGTTaaggcgatggaggagacGAGTTAAtgcaaggaggagacgagggagtggtggaagagggagtgtgaggaggcggttggggagggctatggaggtgggggagtaGGGGAGGTATAGATCTGCCATCTCAAGACTTTCAGCACCTGACAATATAAGGTACACAACTTACCTATGGCGGTGTGATGCCCATCATTTGTGCCTACCCTATAACGTGCTCAGGATCAAGATCGACGACCAACTAGTGGACCGTCGTCTGGCCTGCACCACCCGCTGCATCATGCAGCTGTCGGATCCAGGTGCGGCATCTTACATACAGCCTGCAGCCATGCCGTTACTAATGCATCAGATCCATCTGAGCCCATGGTCCCGGAGGTAGGCTATCTATGTCATATCCTACTCAGACATGCGACAAATATCGAAGTGCATGTCATGTTGtccttgttgtcgtcgtcaaccTGTGGTTTCAACGTCTTGGTCAGACCTGCCAACTCTCCCACGGCCAGCACCAGACAGAGCAGAACACGCCTTCAGACCGGCACGTCTCTcggcctctctctctctacaGCTCAGTCAGGCAAAGTGAAACAGTCCAAACCAGGATTCAAGGCCCCTAACCTGCTTCTGGATTTTGAGCTCCTAGCCATGTTAGTGTCAGTTTGAGTAGGGTCCGTCCGTATTGCTTACGAGGGCTTGAACACTACCTATCTTCTTCTGCTTTTATGCACCTATCCGTGTGAATGTAGATGTCACCCAGAGTCCACAATGGCTATAAGCGTTGGTATGGACTCCGTACGTCTTGGTGGGAATTGGCTGGGGAATCCAATAGAGGAACAAGAGCTGAGAGCTTCCAAAGAAACAGACCAAATGCCGCCCCCCCACCGGAGCTGGTCCAAGTCGAAGGAAGGGAAGTTGCAGATGTCTCCCACATGCATGGACCAGGGTTCCACCCATCATCGGGCACCGATGGCCAGCGCTCGCCGTTCTTCCTGGTCGAGGTGTGACGAGCgcctatccagaacctctgaaagggatactggttgaaggcacttctgaataatcctggttcggtgcagctaaacagtgcacaacaagatgtctcaatgtaaacacaagataccgtgaatacaagcgtGAATTGGATACTgcagaactgtctatctacaccagccagctcctccatATATATAGACCTCGTGGTCTCCTGGATCATGAacccttggcaatgatcccACAGGTAAGGCTACTCCCGTCCTGATTGGTTCTACTAGCGATTGGCTGTGCGCGTTGCGCCCCGCACACGGTCTGGCTTGCCTGTTGGCTTAACTGTGACAATATAGGAGTTATTTCGTATATGTCACGGCGCTGGTTGGTTCCATACTGCCACGTGCCCCACCTACCCggtctggcaagatgggTTGCTCCTGTGGGTGCTTATTGCTGAGTGCAAGGCCACAGGATTGCaattcctttctttctttcttctttagatCAAAATCCTATGAATAAGCAATTTCTTTActtgtgcctttgcctcTTTGACACCTCTCAGCCTTGTCACCGGGCCGCTGGCGAGCGGCGCAGTAGCAGGGCGGTAGATGATGAGTTTAGTTGGTGGTAATAGGTAATAGTTGAGGTAGGCCAAGAGGAGGACGCAACAGTCCAGAGTTCATAAGATTATTTATTACAAGTAGAAGTTACAGGGGTTTACAGGGCGCAACTCGGCGAATAGCAGGCGGTCTTGGAAACCCTGGCGGGAGACCAGCTAGGCTAATTAACTATTAGTAGTTGCAGCGAACAGGCAAGACGGGCTCCGTCTCCGACAGAAGTACCCGCGTTGGGAACAGACTGGAGACGTTGCCGCTGGCATGGCCCTGCAgtggaaaagaagaaacaaaataGACTCCGGAGAGACGGCAGGGAGAATTGTGGACGGGGGCGCGTGGGTGCTGGCCTCGTATCGATGTCCGTGGATTCATCAGGTCAACTTCACATCCGATGAGTGACATCGTAAAATGAACAAAATCGATGTGTTGTACGTAGAATAACCTGTCTCAAAGATATCGGAATGTTGCGGAAGGTTGTGCGAGAGTGAGGAGCCCGCAAGCTCAACAAGGCTTTAATCACACCACTGTGCGCCTTGAGAATGGGACGCGCTGGTGGCCGTAGGCCAATGGGATACCATCAATCTTCTCCGACGGCTGTGTCTGAACTGGTGCGGGGATTCGAGTGCCCCAcactcaccctccccatcatagGTACCTAGGCATCAGGGTAGGTACCCAACCTATCACCAGTTGCCTGCCCTCATGTTTTCCAGTTTCTATCTGgtgctctcctccaccacctaGCTGAAAGCACAGCACTTCTCGTGAACTCGTAGATCAGCGACGCTGCTACCAACCCATCACTCTTCAAACTCAACTACGCCAAATCAAACGGCCTGATGTGGCTGGCAGAACGGCTGGCCCGCGCGGTAACGGGTCGCGACGCCCTTACCCAACATGACTCTACGGTTGCTGAGGTGTCCCGCCTGACACCAGTCTCGACCGCTGACGCTGAGCGCCACATATTGAGAATAAGAGGCTCCAAAGGCGTGGGCCACCCTACTGGACATCCAAAGGACCAACAGGGAATCGTGAAGTTGTAAGGCAAACCCCTGCCCCCCCGCCATCGTCACAACTACGTTCTAATTCATCACAGGCTTGCAAATAACATGTACCGGCGGCCCTCCCATTTCTTATGGGAGCTGATACAGAATATTGATGACAACAACTACGTCGCCCATGAACCCACACTAACCATCACGTACAAGAACCGGGTGCTTCGTTTTGATTCCAACGAGACTGGGTTCACGATGGAAGACGTGGAAGCCATCTGCAGCATGGGCAACAGCTCCAAAACCCGCAACCCGAGCAGTCGCATCGGCCGGAAAGGGATTGGCTTCAAGTCTGTTTTCAAGGTTTCTGAATCCGTGTATATCGCATCTGGGTTCTATTCATTCCAGTTCGATGCTAGGCAGAGTCTCGGCATGATGATACCGGTGTGGTCAGCGTTTCCGGAAGAGCGCATGGCTGGGTGGACATCGCTCCTCTTCCAGCTTTCTCCGAGGTGCGATGTCAATGAAATTCTTCAGGAACTCGAGAGATTGAATTCCAGGAGCATACTTTTTCTTCGGAGACTGAGAAGAGTGCATGTCCGCATTGTCTACGAGGGCATAGATGGCAGAGAGTTTAATTCCGATTTTACACGGCCGCACATCACCTGCAAGCCTGGCGAATTACAGACCCTTCATCTCTCGGACACTGAGCAGTCTCCTCTTGTGCTTTACAGACATGGAATATCCGGGTTGCCATCGACGGATCCAGGCGTGAGCAACGAGCAGTCAGACATATTCTTGGTCTTTCCACAACCCCGCTCCCTGAGCTCAAATGCTACGTGCTTCACGTTTGCTTTTCTTCCCATCCGAGATTATGGATTCAGGGTCCGTCAAGCAGTAATCCCACTCTTTCCAGAGCCTCTGATTAACTGACGCGGATGCAGTTCGTTTGCCATGCCGACTTTGATCTCGTTGCCAACCGTGAAGATGTCGACCTGTCTTCAGCCCGCAATCAAGCGCTCTTGCGCGACCTCCCCAAAGCGTTCCTCGGAGCGGTTGACTCACTTAATACTGGACAACTTCGCTACATCTGGCCATATTACCTTCCGTTCCCAACAACGGACAGCTTCTTCGAGCCCCTTCCACGAGAGATCATTAGCCTGTTGTCTCGAACACCCGTGTTGGAGTCGGGTACCGGGCACCTCATGGCGCCAGAAAAGCTCACTTGGGTTCCCCACCTGTACACTGATCACCATGACAGGCCATTAATCCCCCAAGAATATTCTACGTTATTCTATCTATCCCAAAGTTATCATGCAGATCTACGGGAGCAAATCATGCAGCTTGGTGTCAATGTTCTCTCAGAAACACAGTTTATCAACGAGCTGAATTTCTTAATTACGAACAAAACGCACAACTTTCGGTCAATGCCCGATTCCTGGCACGCGAAGATCTGTAAAGTGCTGTGTGACCTTCTCGAGAACAATATGGGCGATATATTGAAACTCGAGATCATCCCGCTACGGGACGGCCGATGGGTCTCCGCGCAGTCAGAAGATTTAGTCCTTCCTCTCAACAATGACGACTTGTTTATACCCAAAGGACTTGGGTTGGCAGAGATTGACCCTCAAGCTGCGAGGAATCCTCACAGAAGGCGGCTAGCAGAGAGCTTAGGTGCAAGGAGGCTTGAAAAGGCAGAGGTCTGCGCGAGGATATTAGAAGCACATCAGGTACGGTCCAGTAACGATGTGAAAAATGCTTCACATTTCGTCTTAATAAGCCACGCTCAGTTTCTCTACCGGGCTGGGTGGATAGCAGGACGGACGAAGCCCGATCTCTGGCTTGTTGCGGAGAATCTCCGCCCCTGTCGAGCTTCGCGAATTTATGTGCGCTCCGACGACCAATTCTCTGCCGGCCAACTCTTGGCCGCGCACAACCACTCATTCGTTTTTCTGCACGAAGAGGCTTCACCACAACTTACCAATTACCCAAACTGGATCGATTGGATGCAGCTAAATCTTGGCGTCTCCGTCTTCCCTCGTCTCGTCGACTTTAGCGGCCACGACGATGTGAGCTTTGTCCTCTCCGCCGATTTTCGATTGCTGGCTGGGCAGTCAGAGAGTAATGAGTGGCTTGAGCTGCTTTGTCGAAGGTGGAAACACTACCGCTATTATTTAGTGGATGACGCAGAGCCCGGGTCGGAAGTGATGCCCCTGGCCGAGTCAGAAGAAGCGGCCTTGAAAGCGTCAAGGCAGCGCTTGAGATCGGAGCTGGCGACCTTGAGTGTCCTTTGCATCCATGGTAATATCGGCCGCTCTCTAGAAAGGACTTTTCTCCCACGGAAAAGCGTTCTGTCTGGCCTAGATGCATTATGTCCCTCATCAGAAACGCCTGGGTCCTACGTTCTTGCCGGCATTCCAGACCCAGAAGATGTGGTATGGAATGTTTTGAAGTACTTTGGAGTGCAGATTTCACTGAACGCAGACGCTTACATCACACGCCTACGACAGTTGCAACACGCAGACGCAACACGAGATGAAGTATCTAGACTCTACCAACATCTCCATGTAAGTCTAGCTGGTGAAAATGGAGGCTAtgctaggtaggtatggcGACGCTGTCTAATTTTGTGGTACTGAAGCTAACGAGCCGAAACAGAGAAGCATTTTCAAAGCTTAagctcctgttcctcccaCAAGGAAACTCAGTTTCCGTGCCCGTCTGGCTCAGCACCGATGACTGCGTGTGGGACGGCCCGGACTGCTTGGAACGGACGCCACGCATCATCCAGCACTATCCAGAGCTTGAATCATTCTTCCGTGACGCGCTCCGAATTCCGAATGCTACACTGAAAACCCTCGTCAATGAGGCTCGCCGGATAGTTCCCTCAGATTCGCTGGTGTACATCCGACAAGTTCTCATAGCCACCAGCGGACTGATCCAACCAAAAGCATGGAAGGAGAATCGGGATGCTGGCGTCTTGCAACTGAAATCATTGAACATATTCCCAATATGGTTGGGGGAATCCGGTGGACGGTTCGACCAGCTCAGATCTGCCATACCCAGCCTTGTCAAGGACGATTGGTATATTGCGGACCGCCCGCATCTGCTTGCAAGTTTCGAGGGGAGAGCGCCCCTCCTGGCTCTCAGCTTGCCAAATCTGCAAGCACTTTCGAACTTGATTCAACTCCTTCAACTGGAGGAGCGCATGTTGTCAAAACTGGCAATCAAGGTGTCGAACATCCAAACCGACAGTGCACATAGCGTCGTCCACACCACGAACCTTCGTGCAAAAGCACACCACATTGCCCGGTATGCTACACGTTCCGATTTTCTCCCTCGGTCTCGCACCCCTTCTCTGGCTTCACCTTCGTCCATGTCACTACCTTATCATGGATGGAGTTGGGAGTATTAAATGTTGACTGACGACTTCCGCAGGCTGCTTCCTAATaacaccaccatcgcagAGAGGCAAGCAATCTTATCGCAACTGAATCACATTCATGTATCCGAGCTGGAAAGATTTGAGTTCGGCTGGGAGATCAAAGGTACTGGGCTACAGGGCCGCACCGAGGCTGGTGCCGTGGCCCTACACCTGCACCCAGACATGCTCGACGTATACATGTCTTCCGAGGAAGCGGTCATAGGGTTCTCCTCTCTCGAattgctggaggagcttcGACTTTGGCTCAAAATCGCCGACGGTGAACGCACGTCGCTGCTACACCATGTTCTTACGGAGAAGAATGTAGAGAGAATCGAGGCGAGCCTTCGGAGGAGAGGCGTGCCGGAAGACGTCCCGGAATGGGAGGACATAGCAAATGCCATGAAGCAAGGTGAGTCTTCTTGGACAATAATGGTATCCGCCGAGCCCGTCATCTGACATGGTCAGCCATCTCAATGTGCCCACGGTGCGCCAGCATTACGCTCTCATCCGCTACTATTGCGGGAGAAATATCAGGGGACGATTGCGAATTTCAGAAACCGTACGCACAGCAGAATCCTTCGAAGGCTGCCAGGCACCACAAGAGTCCGGGGAACCCCAAACACAGGGGCAGTGTAAGGCCGGTGGCGGGGCTCTACAAGGAGTATCTTGAGTCCCGTGAACCCGCCGCCAATCGCACTTTCCACGTCATTAAAAATGGTATTGTTCCGCTGAGATCATCGCCTGTTACTTTTGGTGGAAAGAGGGACGGCGACCCGCAATTTGTGGGAGAATACTTGGTGAGAATACGATGACCTTTCTTGCTGAAATCCGTCACATGAGGTACACATAACTGACTGGGAAAGGTGCTAGGTCTCGGAATATTTATCACGATCTCTTGGTAAGGATTATGTACCTACGGAGCACTGGAAGAGCCCATTGCGGGTCGGTGCCGGGCATCCCCCTCCCGATAAGGACGCAAAGGCTGTTGCCACTTTTGTGATCAAAGATGTGGGCAACAAGTTGCGGGGGAGGCTTTTTGAACTGGATGATCAGCGTCTGAAGATGCTAGCGGTGGAGGTGACATTTCACATGTGTGTCTGTGTAACGGAGGGATCTCTGAACACACCATTTCGACTTCAAGGTCCCCATGCTCAGCTGGTAAGTTGGTAAAATCTTCGGGATTAAAGAAAATGAAAGACCGCCAAATAATGCTTTACTAACAATTCTTTCTCCCAAGGCTCAAGATTTGGCATTAACCAACACAAAGCCAGTGGACGAGGTTTTTGTGTTGCTCCGTGTTTACAATGTCACGAGGCATTGTCGTGTGGCTATCTTTATCGATCCTTGGGCCCTGCGCACAAAAGGATTGCTATCGATTGTCCCGTATGGTGGGTGGCAGTGTACGCTGGACACTTTGGGTGCTCCCGCTCCTTCCCACCTCAACTTGGATGCAACTCACACACACCTGGAGCCGTCCAACTGTTACAAGTACCTCTCTTTGCAGCCCAATCACATCCGGGTGTTGTACCTTCACCCACACAAGGGCCGAAGAGAGGCACCGCTCGAGGCGTCTATACATCACGTTGCCCTTTCCTCTGAGCCGAACTTTTCCGCCTTCTCCTACGTCTGGGGAAACTCCGAAACGATCGAGGTTTTACAGACTTCTGAAGGCAATATCGCAATAACGCGGTCCCTAGCCACAGCACTGCGACTAATTAGACACGAGAAGTCGCACGTGTCAATCTGGGCGGATGCCGTTTGCATAGATCAGCACAATGCAGTCGAGAAGAGCGCGCAGATTCGTCTCATGCAACAAATTTACCAGCAGGCAGATATGGTCCTAGCTTGGATAGGCGAGGCCGACAGCCATAGCAGCAGGGCCCTCCAGTTTCTCACGCAACTTCAACATGGTGGCGGGGTCAAAGCAAAACTACCGGAAAACGACGATCCGATCTGGGGGTCCCTAAACATGTTGCTTTCGCGGGAGTGGTTCTCTCGCATCTGGATAGTCCAGGAGCTTGTCCTGGGCTCCAAGGTTGAGATGCTTTGCGGCAATGAAAGCATCCGGTGGGAGGACTTCTTCGAATCCGCCGTCATAG is a window from the Podospora pseudocomata strain CBS 415.72m chromosome 6, whole genome shotgun sequence genome containing:
- a CDS encoding hypothetical protein (EggNog:ENOG503PS46) encodes the protein MERPTTKPALKPIYPPSHINICSPFTPKEYTCCHCDNTSNFLVFSQDRRVSSCPHAHDPQTCVPSHHHSNAPQGCQMRDHLGRPPLKLRIPAAFTCATCKNQNSIFKIMAQEQVTCKCGAPYLEAVYDQYGQILLWPGLRGDAAIDELSDPKKVAELRWRLIEMGGMPWVEDETRLRKWVEEQEALEGLQKAEFVRRWMTRQKEEARAALGTLKGLGPGSPGLSPSGSPSPSPSPSPSLENGKGEESWDRLFKVVPKHQIECVETKDSLDDGLAELSVVE
- a CDS encoding hypothetical protein (EggNog:ENOG503P0WR), translating into MAISVGMDSISDAATNPSLFKLNYAKSNGLMWLAERLARAVTGRDALTQHDSTVAEVSRLTPVSTADAERHILRIRGSKGVGHPTGHPKDQQGIVKLLANNMYRRPSHFLWELIQNIDDNNYVAHEPTLTITYKNRVLRFDSNETGFTMEDVEAICSMGNSSKTRNPSSRIGRKGIGFKSVFKVSESVYIASGFYSFQFDARQSLGMMIPVWSAFPEERMAGWTSLLFQLSPRCDVNEILQELERLNSRSILFLRRLRRVHVRIVYEGIDGREFNSDFTRPHITCKPGELQTLHLSDTEQSPLVLYRHGISGLPSTDPGVSNEQSDIFLVFPQPRSLSSNATCFTFAFLPIRDYGFRFVCHADFDLVANREDVDLSSARNQALLRDLPKAFLGAVDSLNTGQLRYIWPYYLPFPTTDSFFEPLPREIISLLSRTPVLESGTGHLMAPEKLTWVPHLYTDHHDRPLIPQEYSTLFYLSQSYHADLREQIMQLGVNVLSETQFINELNFLITNKTHNFRSMPDSWHAKICKVLCDLLENNMGDILKLEIIPLRDGRWVSAQSEDLVLPLNNDDLFIPKGLGLAEIDPQAARNPHRRRLAESLGARRLEKAEVCARILEAHQFLYRAGWIAGRTKPDLWLVAENLRPCRASRIYVRSDDQFSAGQLLAAHNHSFVFLHEEASPQLTNYPNWIDWMQLNLGVSVFPRLVDFSGHDDVSFVLSADFRLLAGQSESNEWLELLCRRWKHYRYYLVDDAEPGSEVMPLAESEEAALKASRQRLRSELATLSVLCIHGNIGRSLERTFLPRKSVLSGLDALCPSSETPGSYVLAGIPDPEDVTLTSHAYDSCNTQTQHEMKYLDSTNISIEAFSKLKLLFLPQGNSVSVPVWLSTDDCVWDGPDCLERTPRIIQHYPELESFFRDALRIPNATLKTLVNEARRIVPSDSLVYIRQVLIATSGLIQPKAWKENRDAGVLQLKSLNIFPIWLGESGGRFDQLRSAIPSLVKDDWYIADRPHLLASFEGRAPLLALSLPNLQALSNLIQLLQLEERMLSKLAIKVSNIQTDSAHSVVHTTNLRAKAHHIARLLPNNTTIAERQAILSQLNHIHVSELERFEFGWEIKGTGLQGRTEAGAVALHLHPDMLDVYMSSEEAVIGFSSLELLEELRLWLKIADGERTSLLHHVLTEKNVERIEASLRRRGVPEDVPEWEDIANAMKQAISMCPRCASITLSSATIAGEISGDDCEFQKPYAQQNPSKAARHHKSPGNPKHRGSVRPVAGLYKEYLESREPAANRTFHVIKNGIVPLRSSPVTFGGKRDGDPQFVGEYLVSEYLSRSLGKDYVPTEHWKSPLRVGAGHPPPDKDAKAVATFVIKDVGNKLRGRLFELDDQRLKMLAVEVTFHMCVCVTEGSLNTPFRLQGPHAQLAQDLALTNTKPVDEVFVLLRVYNVTRHCRVAIFIDPWALRTKGLLSIVPYGGWQCTLDTLGAPAPSHLNLDATHTHLEPSNCYKYLSLQPNHIRVLYLHPHKGRREAPLEASIHHVALSSEPNFSAFSYVWGNSETIEVLQTSEGNIAITRSLATALRLIRHEKSHVSIWADAVCIDQHNAVEKSAQIRLMQQIYQQADMVLAWIGEADSHSSRALQFLTQLQHGGGVKAKLPENDDPIWGSLNMLLSREWFSRIWIVQELVLGSKVEMLCGNESIRWEDFFESAVIAWQHRFDALPNAEAALAMGFARRQLKLTRHKLGFFQLLESFSHTKATKCEDKMFALLGIACDVAEEEFDPDYGSGVKAVAQRYAVKFVEKGMVLDLLYRSGTGRLPGSATPSPVAFTSSSWIPEFTSSPFPETISNWNTGTARYFAGHRGVPEASVHFTGIVARGTAHQPVLAVRGAIIDSLAGTAELRVATHSFASFTAANEDLERFFAFLREYPTGESLETVRLKLAIGGATGPCSSNLILRRSHWTLAQVGDAATNVPDGCVWPANLKDEILCARQGGNVAIYTDRPRSSLETVAAYWRTAAAFTKRIPKAKLCHTTKGYAGLVPGNARAGDKICLFRGGAVPFVLRAGRVPGQYWLVGECYIHGIMYGEALGCEEAKEPGTICLV